In Candidatus Syntrophosphaera sp., a single window of DNA contains:
- a CDS encoding FAD-binding oxidoreductase, whose translation SKRMLEVYPRLRHLKVRRTWRGQYPMTPDGFPIVGRAGKNLINAVGMCGQGFMLGPGLGELLTRICLEELSQSDLRVLQSFDPLRDFSGMEAFK comes from the coding sequence AGCAAACGCATGCTGGAGGTCTATCCCCGCCTGCGCCATCTGAAGGTCCGCCGTACCTGGCGCGGCCAGTATCCGATGACCCCGGACGGCTTCCCCATCGTGGGCAGGGCAGGTAAAAACCTGATCAACGCCGTTGGCATGTGCGGGCAGGGCTTCATGCTTGGCCCCGGACTGGGCGAACTGCTAACCCGGATCTGCCTGGAAGAGCTTTCGCAGAGCGACCTCAGGGTCCTGCAAAGCTTCGACCCGCTGCGTGATTTCTCGGGAATGGAAGCCTTTAAATAG